The genomic window CCAGTGGAACCTGTGCCAAACTCACAGACATCCATTGTATTAAAAATCGATTTGGATCGACTGAACCAGGTGGATTAATGATCCAAATTGGTTTAGCATACTCAGATGTATTTTTCTGTTGGCTTTGATCGGGAGGAAGATGAATTGAGGGTCTGGACAAAATATTCTCATCAAGGATAAAACTATTTGTTCTTTTGAATCGCCTAGGAGCTTTGATAAAATCTAAGGTTGCCTCTGTTTCAAGTTTTAATACATCGTTTTCATAGCTATCACTTAGAGCTCTTCGACGCGAGGATTTCCTAAGGCTTTGTAGAAGAGCTTTACGTTCATCACGATTATTACTGACATGCTCATTGAAAAGATTACGGCATATCCCTTCATAATCTGCATCCACGtcaaatttttctcctaaataCTCAAAACTGTAATCGGACATGAAGTCATCGTCAATCGAGTCTTGTTCGTCATGAAAAAATCCATCACTATCTTCTTTAGACGAAGGAGTTGATTGACTTATCACATCTTTTGTTTGTCTATTGCGTGTCCTATGAAGtcgaatattttattcatatacaatACAAACTTTAAATCAAAATCTTATTAATACCCGTTTGCGAGAGAGTCTGGAGTATTTCCTCGCTCAAGTGCTGCTTTTAATCTTTCAGAAAACGTAGCTCTTTGAGTAGTCTTTTTATTCCTCTTaattttgcttttgtttacCTCAGATTTTTTTCCACATCTATTCTCGTCAAATGCCAAAAGTTCATCTATCAAAGAGGATTTGGATGAAAAATCTATCGTTCGAACTGAGGATTCGCTTCGTATTTTGCGAATATCTGTTTCTTCCTCATCCTCTTTCAAACAATAAGTGTATCTCTTAAGTTCCTTTAACAAATTTTCCGGATTCTTTGAAATATCTTCACCAGTATCTAATAGtctgaaatgaaaaattatgtagtaaataattattagggTATATaggaaaacaataattattaggGTATATAGGAAAACAATAATTAAGAAGGTCttgattcttttatttaactGGTCCTATTCTCGGAGCAGATGTTACAGTTCGGATCTGGCTACAGCAATCGGTTCAAAATAGAGGTGTGAGGTACAATATTATCTGGTTTCACTCTCAGGTTGAGTTTCTCTGAACCGATAGAACCGCCAGAACGATATAGGTACAACCTTgataataaatctaatttacCTGATACGGCAGTTATCCCAAGAGTCTCTAACATCCTCTTGATCATTATTTGAGGATGTACTAAGAAGACCAGATATCTTTAGAGATTCTCCAGGAgcaattttatccaaaaaacaGAGAGCTGCCAATGCCTCTGGGTGTTGCAGAACTGAGGATGACTTCAAGCATAATTTCTCATCCCTCACAACAACCTCCGAATTtgtacttaaattaaatatttcttctgaGTCTGTTATAAAGACAGAGCAGAGTGGTACAGAATgtgatgataatattttttctgtactcAATGGAGCCGTCTCGTATTGT from Lepeophtheirus salmonis chromosome 1, UVic_Lsal_1.4, whole genome shotgun sequence includes these protein-coding regions:
- the LOC121115896 gene encoding uncharacterized protein isoform X1 — protein: MSAVNVLLPCELPSWKSIQNRLWAIQSGKNIFKDRKYVKILAEIREISDFTFANDKKALKSFEELIHVVEKRFNDADRQRFFGQTLPYMARYAMSLKELAPRKKRKKKNGGVNGCTESGGLCFSLSKTNETTSLDRRFVASLVANAFFSTFPKREKFLGLMVSNFRFENLFPNIRRSLTDGLRFKNLLNYFSILEAEDAYGFIHFTRQYETAPLSTEKILSSHSVPLCSVFITDSEEIFNLSTNSEVVVRDEKLCLKSSSVLQHPEALAALCFLDKIAPGESLKISGLLSTSSNNDQEDVRDSWDNCRIRLLDTGEDISKNPENLLKELKRYTYCLKEDEEETDIRKIRSESSVRTIDFSSKSSLIDELLAFDENRCGKKSEVNKSKIKRNKKTTQRATFSERLKAALERGNTPDSLANGTRNRQTKDVISQSTPSSKEDSDGFFHDEQDSIDDDFMSDYSFEYLGEKFDVDADYEGICRNLFNEHVSNNRDERKALLQSLRKSSRRRALSDSYENDVLKLETEATLDFIKAPRRFKRTNSFILDENILSRPSIHLPPDQSQQKNTSEYAKPIWIINPPGSVDPNRFLIQWMSVSLAQVPLVIYQVSEDCESLKTIEKICGVIENRGWGTKELMESLHSYFSDYSLDIFQYIDLLTEK
- the LOC121115896 gene encoding uncharacterized protein isoform X2, with the translated sequence MVSNFRFENLFPNIRRSLTDGLRFKNLLNYFSILEAEDAYGFIHFTRQYETAPLSTEKILSSHSVPLCSVFITDSEEIFNLSTNSEVVVRDEKLCLKSSSVLQHPEALAALCFLDKIAPGESLKISGLLSTSSNNDQEDVRDSWDNCRIRLLDTGEDISKNPENLLKELKRYTYCLKEDEEETDIRKIRSESSVRTIDFSSKSSLIDELLAFDENRCGKKSEVNKSKIKRNKKTTQRATFSERLKAALERGNTPDSLANGTRNRQTKDVISQSTPSSKEDSDGFFHDEQDSIDDDFMSDYSFEYLGEKFDVDADYEGICRNLFNEHVSNNRDERKALLQSLRKSSRRRALSDSYENDVLKLETEATLDFIKAPRRFKRTNSFILDENILSRPSIHLPPDQSQQKNTSEYAKPIWIINPPGSVDPNRFLIQWMSVSLAQVPLVIYQVSEDCESLKTIEKICGVIENRGWGTKELMESLHSYFSDYSLDIFQYIDLLTEK